The genomic stretch TGCACAAAAGCAAACCAATAGTAGGGTTCTCCTGCTCACTTTTAACTTCCCGATCAATCGCGGTTAAATAGAAACCAAGCTGCCCCAGATGTTCCGGCTTGAATTTGCCCGATTTGATTTCTATCACCACATAACAGCGGAGCTTCAAGTGATAAAAGAGAAGGTCAATAAAAAAGTCATCCTCCCCACTTCCAAATGGACCTGTCTGCCGACATAAG from Oceanispirochaeta sp. encodes the following:
- a CDS encoding PDDEXK nuclease domain-containing protein, with translation MPDCLCRQTGPFGSGEDDFFIDLLFYHLKLRCYVVIEIKSGKFKPEHLGQLGFYLTAIDREVKSEQENPTIGLLLCKSKNKVVAEYALGDKSQPMGIAEYKLAQSLPEEFKTSLPS